The following are from one region of the Gryllotalpicola protaetiae genome:
- a CDS encoding zinc-binding metallopeptidase family protein yields MRSFSCRVCGSPLYFENSVCVSCGTALAYSRAEHDIVPLDETGTYADAAGFLWHVCANLNLSGCTWLTATPGGLCFSCGLTRTRPNDADVEGVAELPIAERAKRQLIVELDRLGFPLISRDEDPARGLSFDLLSSSDTAVVTGHDSGVVTIDLAEGDAAHREHVRDSLDEAYRTMLGHFRHEVGHYFDWLLVDDARRGEYRRLFGDETADYQASIDRHYASGAPEGWGDSFISAYATMHPFEDFAETWAHYLHICDTVETAAAYGLISVDPIDWQMPFRQLVTDVWVPLSTALNMINRSMGKDDLYPFVIAAPVLDKLEFVASLRPPRSAP; encoded by the coding sequence ATGAGGTCCTTCTCCTGCCGGGTGTGCGGCAGCCCCCTGTACTTCGAGAACTCGGTGTGCGTCTCGTGCGGCACCGCGCTCGCCTACTCGCGCGCCGAGCACGACATCGTGCCGCTCGACGAGACCGGCACGTATGCGGATGCGGCCGGATTCCTGTGGCACGTGTGCGCCAACCTCAACCTCTCGGGCTGCACGTGGCTGACTGCGACGCCGGGCGGGCTGTGCTTCAGCTGCGGGCTCACCCGCACGCGCCCCAACGACGCCGACGTCGAGGGGGTCGCCGAGCTCCCGATCGCCGAGCGCGCCAAGCGCCAGCTCATCGTCGAGCTCGACCGGCTCGGCTTCCCGCTGATCAGCCGCGATGAGGACCCCGCGCGTGGGCTGTCGTTCGATCTGCTGTCGAGCAGCGACACGGCGGTCGTGACGGGCCACGACTCGGGAGTCGTCACGATCGACCTCGCCGAGGGCGACGCCGCGCACCGCGAGCACGTGCGCGACTCGCTCGACGAGGCCTATCGCACGATGCTCGGCCATTTCCGGCACGAGGTCGGCCACTACTTCGACTGGCTGCTCGTCGACGATGCCCGCCGCGGCGAGTACCGCCGCCTGTTCGGCGACGAGACCGCCGACTACCAGGCGTCGATCGACCGGCACTACGCGTCGGGGGCGCCGGAGGGCTGGGGCGACTCGTTCATCTCGGCCTACGCCACGATGCACCCGTTCGAGGATTTCGCCGAGACCTGGGCGCACTACCTGCACATCTGCGACACCGTCGAGACCGCCGCGGCCTACGGCCTGATCTCCGTGGACCCGATCGACTGGCAGATGCCGTTCCGGCAGCTCGTGACGGATGTCTGGGTGCCGCTGTCGACCGCACTCAACATGATCAACCGCTCGATGGGCAAGGACGACCTGTACCCGTTCGTCATCGCCGCCCCCGTGCTCGACAAGCTCGAGTTCGTGGCGTCGCTGCGGCCGCCGAGGAGCGCGCCGTGA
- a CDS encoding isochorismatase family protein, which produces MTIELEQTPALVVIDLQTGVVGLQGAHPMEDVVANSARLAEAFRAKGLPVALVNVDGTAPGRTERNKAGGSRTLPAEATALVPELNQQPGDITVTKKTLGAFLSTDLDAKLKAVGATQIVLTGVSTTSGVESTARSAYELGYHVAFVTDAMTDTSAEAHKASIEHQFPKLGELATTDEVLALLAAR; this is translated from the coding sequence ATGACCATCGAACTCGAACAGACCCCGGCGCTCGTCGTGATCGATCTGCAGACCGGCGTCGTGGGCCTGCAGGGCGCACACCCCATGGAGGACGTCGTTGCGAACTCGGCGAGACTCGCCGAGGCGTTCCGCGCCAAGGGGCTGCCCGTCGCGCTGGTGAACGTCGATGGCACCGCTCCCGGCCGCACGGAGCGCAACAAGGCGGGTGGGTCGCGCACACTGCCGGCCGAGGCGACCGCGCTCGTGCCCGAGCTGAACCAGCAGCCGGGCGACATCACGGTCACGAAGAAGACCCTCGGCGCGTTCCTTTCGACAGACCTCGACGCGAAGCTCAAGGCGGTCGGGGCGACCCAGATCGTGCTGACCGGCGTCTCGACCACCTCCGGGGTCGAGTCGACGGCGCGCTCGGCGTACGAGCTCGGTTACCACGTGGCGTTCGTCACAGATGCGATGACCGACACCTCGGCCGAGGCGCACAAGGCGTCGATCGAGCACCAGTTCCCGAAGCTCGGCGAGCTCGCCACCACCGACGAGGTGCTCGCGCTGCTCGCCGCGCGCTGA
- a CDS encoding MFS transporter — MSASSDRYRWVALTNTTMAVFMSSLDGSIVLISLPAIFRGIHLDPLAPSNIAFLLWMIMGYRLVQSVLVVAVGKFGDMYGRVRIYNAGFLVFTIASVLLSFDPFRGGTAALWLIGWRLLQAFGGSMLTANSQAILTDAFPKERRGFALGINQVAGLAGMFIGLTAGGLLAAWDWRSVFWVNVPVGIVGTLWAYFMLRDNGERHPSRMDWWGNGTFAVGLSAVLVAITFGLQPYGGHAMGWTNPWVLAGLIGGVLLLAAFVGIELRVTDPMFELRLFKIRAFAFGNITRFGGSLAQGGLQFMLVIWLQGIWLPLHGYSYASTPLWAGILMLPLTCGFLVSGPLSGALSDRFGARLFATGGMVLFGLSFVGLIFLPVDFPYWLFAALLALNGIGMGMYSAPNSAAIMSAVPARYRGVASGMRATFQNSGTSLSIGVFFSLMISGLAATLPHTMTAGLAAHGVPQAIAEKIGGLPPVSSLFAAMLGTNPVQYLLESYHVLAGLPAHAQAVLTGHTFFPNLISGPFHDGLVVVFAVSAGISLVSAAASAFRGTGVAVDSEKTVLPAASTTPEKENA, encoded by the coding sequence GTGAGCGCCAGCTCTGACCGGTACCGCTGGGTCGCCCTCACCAACACCACCATGGCGGTGTTCATGTCGAGCCTCGACGGCTCGATCGTGCTCATCTCGCTGCCCGCGATCTTCCGAGGCATTCACCTCGACCCGCTCGCGCCGTCGAACATCGCGTTCCTGCTCTGGATGATCATGGGCTACCGCCTCGTGCAGTCGGTGCTCGTCGTCGCGGTCGGCAAGTTCGGCGACATGTACGGGCGTGTGCGTATCTACAACGCCGGGTTCCTCGTGTTCACGATCGCGAGCGTGCTGCTGTCGTTCGACCCGTTCCGCGGCGGGACGGCCGCATTGTGGCTGATCGGGTGGCGACTGCTGCAGGCGTTCGGCGGCTCGATGCTGACCGCGAATTCGCAGGCGATCCTGACGGATGCCTTCCCGAAAGAGCGCAGGGGCTTCGCCCTCGGAATCAACCAGGTGGCCGGGCTCGCGGGCATGTTCATCGGCCTGACGGCGGGCGGCCTGCTCGCCGCGTGGGACTGGCGCAGCGTCTTCTGGGTCAACGTGCCCGTCGGCATCGTCGGCACCCTGTGGGCGTACTTCATGCTGCGCGACAACGGCGAGAGGCATCCGTCTCGCATGGACTGGTGGGGCAACGGGACCTTCGCCGTCGGCCTGTCGGCCGTGCTCGTCGCGATCACTTTCGGGCTGCAGCCGTACGGCGGCCACGCCATGGGCTGGACCAACCCGTGGGTGCTCGCCGGCCTCATCGGCGGGGTGCTGCTGCTCGCGGCGTTCGTGGGGATCGAGCTGCGCGTCACCGACCCGATGTTCGAGCTGCGGCTGTTCAAGATCCGCGCGTTCGCGTTCGGGAACATCACCCGCTTCGGCGGGTCGCTCGCGCAGGGCGGCCTGCAGTTCATGCTCGTCATCTGGCTGCAGGGCATCTGGCTGCCGCTGCACGGGTACTCGTATGCGTCGACGCCGCTGTGGGCGGGCATCCTGATGCTGCCGTTGACCTGCGGATTCCTGGTCTCCGGGCCGCTCTCGGGCGCGCTTTCGGACCGCTTCGGCGCCCGCCTGTTCGCGACGGGCGGGATGGTGCTGTTCGGACTGTCGTTCGTCGGGCTGATCTTCCTGCCTGTCGACTTCCCGTACTGGCTGTTCGCCGCCCTGCTCGCGCTCAACGGCATCGGCATGGGCATGTACTCGGCGCCGAACTCGGCGGCGATCATGAGCGCGGTACCGGCGCGGTACCGCGGCGTGGCGAGCGGCATGCGCGCGACCTTCCAGAACTCCGGCACCTCGCTGTCGATCGGCGTGTTCTTCTCGCTGATGATCTCGGGGCTCGCCGCGACCCTGCCGCACACGATGACCGCCGGACTCGCCGCCCACGGCGTGCCGCAGGCGATCGCGGAGAAGATCGGCGGCTTGCCGCCCGTGTCGTCGCTGTTCGCGGCGATGCTCGGCACGAACCCTGTGCAGTACCTGCTCGAGAGCTACCACGTGCTCGCCGGGCTGCCCGCGCACGCGCAGGCCGTGCTCACCGGGCACACCTTCTTCCCGAACCTCATCTCCGGGCCGTTCCACGACGGGCTCGTCGTCGTGTTCGCGGTCTCGGCCGGCATCTCGCTCGTGTCGGCCGCCGCCTCCGCGTTCCGCGGCACGGGCGTCGCGGTCGACAGCGAGAAGACGGTTCTTCCCGCAGCATCCACCACCCCTGAAAAGGAGAACGCATGA
- a CDS encoding MarR family winged helix-turn-helix transcriptional regulator produces MSEADRTEELAVELMASITVFVAAARKANPAGGLSAAEISALLRIKRAGETTSAAVARLEGISPQAMGATIAALEARSLVEREKDADDGRRILLRATDAGRELLDARRDSRTHALAHVLAERFDDDELATLGAAAPLLERLAEGL; encoded by the coding sequence ATGAGTGAGGCGGATCGCACCGAGGAGCTCGCGGTCGAGCTGATGGCGAGCATCACCGTCTTCGTCGCCGCCGCTCGCAAGGCGAATCCCGCAGGCGGGTTGAGCGCTGCGGAGATCAGCGCGCTGCTGCGCATCAAGCGCGCGGGCGAGACCACCTCGGCAGCCGTCGCCCGGCTCGAGGGCATCTCGCCCCAGGCGATGGGCGCGACGATCGCCGCGCTCGAGGCGCGCAGCCTGGTCGAGCGCGAGAAGGACGCCGACGATGGCCGGCGCATTCTGCTGCGCGCGACGGATGCCGGCCGCGAGCTGCTCGACGCGCGACGGGACTCGCGCACGCACGCCCTCGCGCACGTGCTCGCCGAGCGCTTCGACGACGACGAGCTCGCGACCCTCGGGGCGGCCGCGCCGCTGCTCGAACGGCTGGCGGAAGGGCTGTGA
- a CDS encoding alpha/beta hydrolase: MAPIDIPMPAGDELPKPEVYLLTFGPKGHAVQRHSIRSERMVDGEGERTASSDAPQAILQRLAEGRAAGHPYTDVFVISHGWLTSTDNAIADYARWVELAIGQRPLHRLAPDYHGMVICVHWPSDPRDTGYRVTRAVHYAGWWLEKKLPFLSFYRMKDRAFRIGKNGLAPILKEMTANYPEARIHVMGHSFGAIVTSNAIAQEGVMADSLFLIEGAMSTWSFADPIESGRAKSKATEAVENAIDHVTGVVVGSSSAHDRALSVWYPFAESTRSLFWWSPNREPLWGGYGRHRFGALGFRGVSGKLNGFDAQRREVPHGTLEIDYALERGAVYSIDGSAVVVPPSGKGTWWTAKLMGAHSQILTPEISNLYWQSAGFPLALAAEGVRPVGDRAAGAERAVLARVEPL, translated from the coding sequence ATGGCACCCATCGACATCCCCATGCCCGCCGGCGACGAGTTGCCCAAGCCTGAGGTCTACCTGCTCACCTTCGGGCCGAAAGGCCATGCGGTCCAGCGCCACAGCATCAGGTCGGAGCGCATGGTGGACGGCGAGGGGGAGCGGACGGCGAGCTCCGATGCGCCGCAGGCGATCCTGCAGCGGCTGGCGGAGGGGCGTGCTGCCGGGCATCCGTACACCGATGTGTTCGTCATCAGCCACGGGTGGCTGACCTCGACCGACAATGCGATCGCCGACTATGCGCGCTGGGTCGAGCTCGCCATCGGGCAGCGGCCGCTGCACCGGCTGGCTCCGGACTACCACGGCATGGTGATCTGCGTGCACTGGCCGAGCGACCCGCGCGACACGGGCTACCGAGTGACGCGGGCCGTGCACTACGCCGGGTGGTGGCTCGAGAAGAAGCTGCCGTTCCTGTCGTTCTATCGGATGAAGGACAGGGCGTTCCGCATCGGCAAGAACGGGCTCGCGCCGATCCTGAAGGAGATGACCGCGAACTACCCCGAGGCGCGGATCCACGTGATGGGGCACAGCTTCGGGGCGATCGTCACCTCGAATGCCATCGCGCAAGAGGGAGTCATGGCCGACTCGCTGTTCCTGATCGAGGGGGCGATGTCGACGTGGTCCTTCGCCGACCCGATCGAGTCGGGGCGGGCGAAGTCGAAGGCGACGGAGGCGGTCGAGAACGCGATCGACCACGTCACGGGCGTCGTCGTGGGCTCGAGTTCGGCGCACGACCGCGCGCTGTCGGTCTGGTACCCGTTCGCCGAGTCGACACGGTCGCTGTTCTGGTGGTCGCCGAACCGCGAGCCGCTGTGGGGCGGCTACGGGCGGCACCGCTTCGGCGCGCTCGGCTTCCGCGGCGTGAGCGGCAAGCTCAACGGCTTCGACGCGCAACGGCGCGAGGTGCCGCACGGCACGCTGGAGATCGACTACGCCCTCGAGCGCGGCGCGGTCTACAGCATCGACGGCAGCGCCGTCGTCGTGCCGCCGAGTGGAAAGGGCACGTGGTGGACCGCGAAGCTCATGGGCGCGCACAGCCAGATACTCACTCCGGAGATCTCGAACCTGTACTGGCAGTCCGCCGGGTTCCCGCTAGCGCTCGCCGCTGAGGGCGTTCGCCCGGTGGGCGATCGTGCGGCGGGAGCCGAGCGGGCTGTGCTCGCGAGGGTCGAGCCTCTCTGA
- a CDS encoding TetR/AcrR family transcriptional regulator, whose amino-acid sequence MDARSRRSRSALIDAVYRLCVEKGIDHLTVTDVAAEAGVSRDTFYRHSADPVELLCAALQEELTDSVSAYLAMPVIGDDEDSVFLAPAAAVMDHMRNHTAIYRQAPGSKSGARLTAIIEAAARQVIETHLDNHPEIVPDALQPMTDVVRQMSLAYASSGATAAFFSWINGDDLTDVRHYAQVVLLSGPEWWLGLPEPVAVPHPREAHS is encoded by the coding sequence ATGGACGCTCGCTCTCGCCGCTCCCGGAGCGCCTTGATCGACGCGGTCTATCGGCTGTGCGTCGAGAAGGGCATCGACCATCTGACCGTCACCGACGTGGCGGCCGAGGCCGGCGTGAGCCGAGACACCTTCTACCGGCACTCGGCGGACCCCGTGGAGCTGCTCTGCGCCGCCCTGCAGGAGGAGCTGACCGACTCGGTCTCCGCGTACCTCGCGATGCCCGTGATCGGCGATGACGAGGACAGCGTCTTCCTCGCACCGGCCGCCGCCGTGATGGACCACATGCGCAACCACACCGCGATCTATCGCCAGGCCCCAGGCAGCAAGAGCGGCGCCCGTCTCACCGCCATCATCGAGGCGGCCGCACGCCAGGTCATCGAGACCCACCTCGACAACCACCCTGAGATCGTTCCGGACGCCTTGCAGCCGATGACCGACGTCGTCAGGCAGATGTCGCTCGCCTATGCGTCATCGGGCGCGACGGCGGCGTTCTTCTCCTGGATCAACGGCGACGACCTGACCGACGTGCGCCATTACGCGCAGGTCGTGCTGCTCTCCGGCCCGGAATGGTGGCTGGGCCTGCCCGAACCGGTCGCCGTGCCGCACCCCCGCGAGGCGCACTCGTAG
- a CDS encoding beta-ketoacyl-ACP synthase 3 → MAYMLKAQRAVAGSRIIGLGHYQPERVLTNAELATMVDTSDEWIRTRTGIVERHIARDDETVADMATAAARAAIADAGLEPDGVQLIVVASTSVMDHSPNVAGRVAAALEMTSPIIIDINTACSGFEHGIAVADAAIRAGQVERAVVIGSEKLSAITDWTDRTTCVLTADGAGAFVLEAAATEGEIGVGPTVWGSEPTMSRAVIVEDETGNKFTQDGRMILRWAMSKASGITRDAVEAAGLAMDDIQVFVPHQANLRIIEPLAEQLGLTDRIVVTDVQVSGNTSAASIPLGLSKWWHEGRIPSNAPTLLFGFGGGFAYASQVVLTPNREP, encoded by the coding sequence ATGGCATACATGCTGAAGGCTCAACGCGCCGTTGCAGGCTCGCGCATCATCGGACTCGGTCACTACCAGCCGGAACGGGTGCTGACCAATGCCGAACTGGCCACCATGGTCGATACGAGCGACGAGTGGATCCGCACCCGCACCGGCATCGTCGAGCGGCACATCGCGCGTGACGACGAGACGGTCGCCGACATGGCGACGGCCGCCGCACGTGCCGCGATCGCCGACGCAGGGCTCGAGCCGGACGGCGTGCAGCTGATCGTCGTCGCGTCGACGTCGGTGATGGACCATAGCCCGAACGTCGCGGGCCGCGTGGCCGCGGCGCTCGAGATGACATCGCCGATCATCATCGACATCAACACGGCCTGCTCAGGCTTCGAGCACGGCATCGCTGTGGCGGATGCGGCGATCCGGGCGGGCCAGGTGGAGCGCGCCGTCGTCATCGGCTCGGAGAAGCTCTCGGCGATCACCGACTGGACCGACCGCACCACCTGCGTGCTCACCGCGGACGGCGCAGGAGCGTTCGTGCTCGAGGCGGCAGCGACGGAGGGCGAGATCGGCGTCGGCCCGACCGTCTGGGGCTCGGAGCCGACCATGTCGCGCGCGGTCATCGTCGAGGACGAGACCGGCAACAAGTTCACGCAGGACGGGCGCATGATCCTGCGCTGGGCGATGTCGAAGGCCTCGGGCATCACCCGCGATGCGGTCGAGGCGGCCGGGCTCGCGATGGACGACATCCAGGTGTTCGTGCCTCACCAGGCCAACCTGCGCATCATCGAGCCGCTCGCGGAGCAGCTCGGCCTCACCGACCGCATCGTCGTCACCGACGTTCAGGTCTCTGGGAACACCTCGGCTGCCTCGATTCCGCTCGGGCTGTCGAAGTGGTGGCACGAAGGCCGCATTCCGTCGAACGCGCCGACGCTGCTGTTCGGCTTCGGCGGCGGCTTCGCCTATGCGAGCCAGGTCGTGCTCACCCCGAACCGGGAGCCGTGA
- a CDS encoding DsbA family protein: MTDGSSGARRPTDARGVARQKARELRATQRKKDRRNRALLRTGIVVAVVAIVAIVTVVLVTSNRPSHKGPANMASDGVFIGAGLKAERSPARDVDAKPTPHPLDTTGQVVNIVAYVDYLSDYSGQFDRTNSTQIEKLVKSGAATLEIHPLPFLSNRSAQGTQYSLRASNAAACVANRSPDQFFEFNRQLFAHEPAQTTAGLTDARLVVLARDSGVHSLSAIKRCINQRTFEDWTQAALSRASTGPLPNSEVKKVTADDLPLVLVDGQRYSGSVTEASDFRAFIQQAQGERFSTPQPTSTPGATDTPSPSPSAIIVTAPPTSAG; the protein is encoded by the coding sequence ATGACAGACGGCTCGTCAGGCGCACGCCGCCCCACAGACGCGCGCGGCGTCGCACGCCAGAAGGCACGCGAGCTACGCGCGACGCAGCGAAAGAAGGACCGCCGAAACCGGGCCCTGCTGCGCACGGGAATCGTCGTCGCGGTCGTCGCCATCGTCGCCATCGTCACCGTCGTGCTGGTCACCTCGAACCGGCCGTCCCACAAGGGTCCGGCCAACATGGCGAGCGACGGCGTCTTCATCGGCGCGGGGCTCAAGGCAGAGCGATCGCCTGCGCGCGACGTCGACGCGAAGCCGACGCCGCACCCGCTCGACACGACGGGGCAGGTGGTCAACATCGTCGCGTACGTCGACTATCTGAGCGACTACTCCGGCCAGTTCGACCGCACCAACAGCACGCAGATCGAGAAGCTGGTCAAGTCCGGGGCCGCGACCCTCGAGATCCACCCGCTCCCCTTCCTGTCGAACCGCTCCGCGCAGGGCACGCAGTACTCGCTGCGCGCGTCGAACGCGGCGGCGTGCGTCGCGAACCGCTCGCCCGACCAGTTCTTCGAGTTCAACCGTCAGCTCTTCGCGCACGAGCCCGCGCAGACGACGGCAGGGCTGACGGATGCCCGGCTGGTCGTGCTCGCGCGCGACTCCGGCGTGCACAGCCTCTCCGCCATCAAGCGGTGCATCAACCAGCGCACCTTCGAGGACTGGACGCAGGCGGCGCTCAGCCGCGCGTCCACCGGACCACTGCCGAACTCCGAGGTGAAGAAGGTCACCGCCGACGACCTGCCGCTCGTGCTGGTCGACGGTCAGCGCTATAGCGGCTCGGTGACCGAGGCGTCCGACTTCCGGGCCTTCATCCAGCAGGCGCAGGGCGAGCGCTTCTCGACGCCGCAGCCGACCTCGACGCCGGGCGCGACGGACACGCCGTCGCCGTCGCCATCTGCGATCATCGTCACCGCACCGCCCACCTCGGCCGGCTGA
- a CDS encoding ABC transporter ATP-binding protein → MSTVTFDNASRIYPGSNIAAVDSLSIDVADGEFLVLVGPSGSGKSTALRMLAGLEEVNSGNIFIGERNVTDVPPKDRDIAMVFQNYALYPHMTVAENMGFALRIAGVAKEERNQRVREAAKMLDLEPYLDRKPKALSGGQRQRVAMGRAIVRSPQVFLMDEPLSNLDAKLRVQTRTQIASLTRRLGVTTVYVTHDQTEALTMGDRIAVLKDGVLQQVGTPRELYADPKNVFVAGFIGSPAMNLFTTDVTEGGVKFGTAVVPVDRATLASATKVTIGVRPEDVVVNRSESTGLRVEVDIVEELGADGYLYGHTEVDGKRVDIVARVDGRQHPNSGDVVFITPHVGHVHIFDVESGERLGGAVVD, encoded by the coding sequence ATGTCAACTGTCACGTTCGACAACGCCTCCCGGATCTACCCGGGTTCCAACATCGCGGCTGTCGACTCCCTGAGCATCGACGTCGCCGATGGCGAGTTCCTCGTCCTCGTCGGCCCGTCCGGTTCGGGCAAGTCCACCGCACTCCGCATGCTGGCCGGTCTCGAAGAGGTCAACAGCGGCAACATCTTCATCGGGGAGCGCAACGTCACCGACGTCCCGCCGAAGGACCGTGACATCGCCATGGTGTTCCAGAACTACGCGCTGTACCCGCACATGACCGTCGCGGAGAACATGGGCTTCGCGCTGCGCATCGCCGGCGTCGCGAAGGAGGAGCGCAACCAGCGTGTCCGCGAGGCCGCGAAGATGCTGGACCTCGAGCCCTACCTGGACCGCAAGCCGAAGGCCCTCTCGGGTGGTCAGCGTCAGCGCGTCGCGATGGGCCGCGCCATCGTCCGCAGCCCCCAGGTGTTCCTCATGGACGAGCCGCTGTCGAACCTCGACGCCAAGCTGCGCGTTCAGACCCGCACCCAGATCGCCTCGCTGACCCGCCGTCTCGGCGTGACCACGGTCTACGTCACCCACGACCAGACCGAGGCGCTGACCATGGGCGACCGCATCGCCGTCCTGAAGGACGGCGTGCTGCAGCAGGTCGGCACCCCGCGCGAGCTGTACGCAGACCCGAAGAACGTCTTCGTCGCCGGCTTCATCGGCTCGCCCGCCATGAACCTGTTCACGACCGACGTCACCGAGGGCGGCGTCAAGTTCGGCACGGCCGTCGTGCCGGTCGACCGCGCCACGCTCGCCTCGGCGACGAAGGTCACCATCGGCGTCCGCCCCGAAGACGTCGTGGTGAACCGCAGCGAGTCCACCGGCCTGCGGGTCGAGGTCGACATCGTCGAGGAGCTCGGCGCCGACGGCTACCTGTACGGCCACACCGAGGTCGACGGCAAGCGCGTCGACATCGTCGCCCGCGTCGACGGTCGCCAGCACCCGAACTCCGGCGACGTCGTGTTCATCACGCCGCACGTCGGCCACGTCCACATCTTCGACGTCGAGTCGGGCGAGCGCCTCGGCGGCGCCGTCGTCGACTAG
- a CDS encoding DUF4032 domain-containing protein: MVSSIDITAATAEPALLDLPWNTRLDEWPSEYIAQLPKGISRHLVRFANLGGSVVAVKETTGEMARREYELLRTLQRLDIPSVEPVATITGRLDEHGHELPPVLVTRHLKFSLPYRALFSQTLRPDTAKRLVDALAVLLVRLHITGFYWGDVSLSNTLFRRDAGAFAAYLVDAETGQLHEQGLSNGQRENDLEIARVNIAGELMDIEAGGRAAPELDPVDIANGIISTYRELWNQLTGAETFDVSERWRINQRVERLNDLGFDIGELTIKTDEGGTKVLIQPKVVDAGHHQRRLLRLTGLDAGENQARRLLNDLDAYAASMGRPGADEEAIAHEWLIRVFEPVVAAIPAELRGKLEPAEVFHQLLDHRWYISQEQQRDVPLAEALSSYLDNVLRHRRDEATVIAPTTEGLTLGLPTGIISFDQ, translated from the coding sequence GTGGTCTCCTCCATCGACATCACGGCCGCGACGGCCGAGCCGGCACTGCTCGATCTGCCGTGGAACACGCGGCTCGACGAGTGGCCGTCCGAGTACATCGCGCAGCTGCCGAAGGGCATCAGCCGCCACCTCGTGCGCTTCGCGAACCTCGGGGGCAGCGTCGTCGCCGTGAAGGAGACGACGGGCGAGATGGCCCGTCGCGAGTACGAGCTGCTGCGCACGCTGCAGCGACTCGACATCCCGTCGGTCGAACCCGTGGCGACCATCACGGGTCGGCTCGACGAGCACGGGCACGAGTTGCCGCCAGTGCTCGTCACGAGGCATCTCAAGTTCTCGCTGCCCTACCGCGCGCTGTTCTCGCAGACGCTGCGCCCCGACACCGCGAAGCGCCTCGTCGACGCACTCGCCGTGCTTCTCGTGCGCCTGCACATCACGGGCTTCTATTGGGGCGACGTGTCGCTCTCGAACACGCTGTTCCGGCGTGACGCGGGCGCCTTCGCCGCCTATCTGGTGGATGCCGAGACGGGCCAGCTGCACGAACAGGGCCTCTCCAACGGGCAGCGTGAGAACGACCTCGAGATCGCCCGGGTCAACATCGCGGGTGAGCTGATGGACATCGAGGCCGGCGGTCGCGCCGCCCCCGAGCTGGACCCGGTCGACATCGCGAACGGCATCATCTCGACGTATCGCGAGCTCTGGAACCAGCTCACGGGGGCTGAGACCTTCGATGTCTCGGAGCGGTGGCGCATCAACCAGCGGGTCGAGCGCCTCAACGACCTCGGCTTCGACATCGGCGAGCTCACGATCAAGACCGACGAGGGCGGCACGAAAGTGCTCATCCAGCCGAAGGTCGTCGATGCGGGGCACCACCAGCGCCGCCTGCTGCGGCTCACCGGCCTCGACGCAGGCGAGAACCAGGCCCGTCGACTGCTGAACGACCTCGATGCCTACGCGGCGAGCATGGGCAGGCCCGGCGCCGACGAGGAGGCGATCGCGCACGAATGGCTCATCCGCGTGTTCGAGCCCGTCGTCGCGGCGATCCCCGCCGAGCTGCGCGGCAAGCTCGAGCCGGCGGAGGTGTTCCACCAGCTGCTCGACCACCGCTGGTACATCTCACAGGAGCAGCAGCGCGACGTGCCGCTCGCCGAGGCGCTCTCGAGCTACCTCGACAACGTCCTGAGGCACCGCCGCGACGAGGCGACGGTCATCGCCCCGACGACCGAGGGCCTGACCCTCGGCCTGCCGACCGGGATCATCTCCTTCGATCAGTAA